The genomic window AGAGTAAAATTAATAGAATAAACAGAGTAGAATTactagaatagaatagaatagaattactagaatagaacagaatagaataaaattaataaaatagaatagaatagaatagaatagatcAGGACTGTGTCCACCAAGAAGTGGAAATTTGCTTAAGCTTCACCTCCCATCATGGACtgaaactaaaagaaaaagtgaCTAATGTGTGACTGTATATTATTATTCCATCCAGGACATACATACAGTGTataactgcacacagccctACATTAGCATATTAGCATAGCTTTAATGCCTGGAGGCCCAGTAGAAAATACACTCTGTGAAGTCTTACTAACACTCTATGAACTTTAATTAGCATCCTATGAAGTGTAATTAACACTCTATGAACTGTAATTAGCACCCTATGAAGTGTAATTAACACTCTACGAACTGTGTTTAACACCTTATGAACTGTAAGGGGGGCCAGACAGCGGGGGGAAGAATGTGCAGGCTTGGCAGACGCCCACAGGGCTGCGCAGACGCTTGATCACAGTGgcagacatgcacagacagacgcaTGTGAAATGCGCAGGCGGTCCCGCAGGGCGATACGCAGCCGTTGGCGGGCGCGCTGCGCAGTCGCAGACATGGGACAGATGGAGAGCAGCTCAAGGGCCTCGCACCCGATCACCTGACACCAGGCAGCTGTTACTGACAGAGCGGCCTGTCCCTGGAGAACACCGAGCGGGCCTCCACTgggatacacactcacactataggcacacacacacacacattatagggacacacactcacacacacacactatagggacacacacacacacacacacacacacacacacactatagggacacacactcacacacacacactataggcgcacacacacacacacacactatagggacacacactcacacacacacacactatagggacacacacacacacacacacacacacacacactatagatacacacacaaacacacacacacactatagagatacacacacacacactcacactatagacacacacacacacacacacacacgcacacatacttacactatagagacacacacacacacaccatagatacacacacacacactatagaaacacaaacacacacacacaccccatagagagagaaacacgcacagacacacacacactacagacaaacacacacgcacacaccccatagagacacaaacacagacagtcacactcccacacactcactcacagacagacacacacacaccccatagagagagagacacacgcacaaaccccatagagagagacagacacacacacaccccatagagagagacagacacacacacaccccatagagagagacagacacacacaaaccccatagagacacacacacacacaccccatagagacacacacacacacacgcacatacacggcTGATCCAGACACAGAGGACAAAGTGTGCTTGGTGGAGACAATCTGCTGTTCTGCAGCCTTACCCAGCTTCCTGTTTTACCCTCTGCGTCCCTATTTACCCTGATTCAGCAGCATCCCACGTTATTCAGCACTATTCCACTGAGCTTCATCACCACAGATGTGCTGTGGTGGGTCACAGGGCTAGTCTAACAACCcaagggttgcaggttcaaatacAAGGcctttgtccccccccccctcccccttaagCAACTGCCTTAACCTCAATGGATTCAGTAAATTCCCAGATCTATAAATGGATACGTCAAATGCGAGTGTTGCGAATCGAGCGTTTCCCCTGCAATAAAATATAGTTCCAGGTCAGGGTTTTGGTGTGGTGGGGAGGATGTTTGCGGAAGGGGACTCTAACCTCTTAGTGTTGTGGATGGTGGTGCCGCCCAGAACGATGCGGACCCCTGGCATGGTGCGGTTCAGGTTGTACACTGTCAGGGCCTCCTCGTAAGTCGCCCCGCCAATTATGAACACGATGATGTCctggggcctgggggggtggCGACATACAATCAATCATGCACatgttgtgacatcacaaggtgTGAGTCACAACTGTAGAAAAGGGTGGCAGGGGAATGTGTGCGACAGGTGGATGTCAATCAACTGAGTATAGATAAGGACAACAGCAAGGGACAGGGGTGCTAGGGAATGGGCCTGGCAGACAAATGCCAATCAGTTAagtattgtgacatcacaaagggaGAACAACATCTATGGACAGGGTGCTAGAGAGTCTAATGCTACTGTAAGTTACCTATCTCTCAGTGTGCTAGGGCCCAGGTAGGTGGCACAGAGTCTAATGCTACTGTAAGTTACCTATCTCTCAGTGCGCTTGGCCACAGGTAGGTGGCACAGAGTCTAATGCTACTGTAAGTTACCTATCTCTCAGTGCGCTCGGCCACAGGTAGGTGGCACAGAGTCTAATGCTACTGTAAGTTACCTGTCTCTCAGTGTGCTAGGGCCCAGGTAGGGGAACTGGCTGTCCTTTAGACGGCCTTTAATCAGCTGGTCCAGAGTCTCCTGCAGCAACGGCTGGTGCTGGGTGTACACGTTCTCCACACCCTgatacacacgcaaacgcatACAGGAGACGAGAGACACACAGTTTAGATTACACATTTGGATTAGCCCAGATAAcctaataataaaacagaataaataactgattgattgactgtaCCTTCAGCCCCTTGAAGAACTGTTTAGTGATGGCCACGGCGTCTGTGGGAGTGATGAGGTCACTTCCTCTCACTCGTTTCCCACCGTACTCCACCATGGACTGCACCATCTGAGACACGGGGGCAAAAGTGAACACTCTAAGGGTTGGTCTAGGATATCCCGCCCGCCCTCGGTCCGACCCCgaccccgcccctcaccttGCGGTGCCTCTCGGACACGCCCTTCCTGTTGAGGTCCTCCATCAGGCCCAGCAGGTTGTTGCTGCTGTGCTTCTCGTAGCGCAGCGCGTAGAGCATCACCAGCCGCACCGCGTCCATCTCGGTCACCTTGGGGTTCTGCAGGAGCCTGCGCACGTtctgcaggggcggggccagagggggcggggttagagagggagaaggggcaGGGttagagggggagaggggaggggttagagagggagagaggcggggTCAGAGGGGAAAGGGGCGCGGTTAGAgaagagaggggtggggttagagggggagaagggtcggggtcagagggggaggggggtggcgtCAGAGATGGAGATAGGTGGGGTTAtagagggagaggagtggggtcagagagggagatgggtggGGTTAtagagggagaggagtggggtcagagagggagatgggtggGGTTAtagagggagaggagtggggtcagagagggagaggggcagggttatagagggagaggagtggggtcagagagggagatgggtggGGTTAtagagggagaggagtggggtcagagagggagaggggcagggttatagagggagaggagtggggtcagagagggagaggggcagggttatagagggagaggagtggggtcagagagggagaggggcagggttatagagggagaggagtggggtcagagagggagaggggcagggttatagagggagaggagtggggtcagagagggagatgggtggGGTTATagagggagaggagtggagtcagagagggagatgggtggGGTTATGGGGGAGAGGAGTGGagtcagagagggagatgggtggGGTTATGGGGGAGAGGAGTGGagtcagagagggagatgggtggGGTTAtagagggagaggagtggggtcagagagggagatgggtggggttatagagggagaggggtggggtcagagagggagaggggcagggtcAGAGAGTAGGGGTGGGGTTAAATACATACTCctacacgcatgtacacacacacatacgtatacagttacaaacacacactgccacacatacacagagacatatacacacagacacacacacgtccacacacacacacactgctgacctGGTGCGCGTTGGAGTGGTCGTTCTGACAGGccagctcctgctccacctCGGACACCTCCATCAGCTTCCTGTCGCTGACCAGCCGCGACAGCTCCCCCACCACCGTCACGTGCTTGGACACCGTGCCCGACATCTTCTTAAACTGCGGGTAGTTATCCACAAACGCctggacagaggagagagagagaggaaggagggagggagagagggagggaagagagaggtaGGTAAGGATCTGAGGCATTTCTCTAATGTTTTTACTCCGAATGTCTCCTGTGACTCATATTTTGGTTTAATGAGCCCATAttacgtgtgcatgttttccttTCCCACACAGCGAAAATAACAGATACTAAAAGAACCACCCCCCTCAGCTACAGGCAAAATTATGGTAGGTATTTAGCaaaaattttcagttttaaaattaagaaaagtGAGGAACTTTTCACTTTGATATTTCTGCAAGAACAAATCTggattttttaaagcactgtgcattctttttttcttcactagCTTGactaaacaaaaaatggaagTGGGTGGGATTACTATCTAAGTTACCAAGCCCCCCAGCTCAGAGACTCCATCTCCAGCCAACTAAATggccaccccctccaccccatctCACCTTCATGTCGGAGATGGACTCCAGTTTCTGCTGACCTTTTGGCTTCTTCTTCTGAAAGTCCTCCATCAGGTTCTTTATGTTGGTGCCGATCTCCCCGAAATTCAGGTACAGGTTCTGTGAGGCGGGGTGAAGGATGTTAAGATGTGTACGATATCGAAGTGCTCTGTAAATGGGCCATGAATATTTACTGTCTGAAGAGTAGGTtcttttgcaatgtttttttttcctcaaaattctaagtcagagTTCTAGAAGTCTGTTGCTTTCAGCTACCCGTAGTGattatgacatcagcattggaatgttcagttaacaacattctaatcacatatttgtgatctcacaacTTAACAGAACCAAGAAAACTCTCCCTGGCAAagaagttatatatatatttttttcagacgTTGCACGTTGGCGTAGAACTCACGTTGGCGTAGAACTCGTCGTTCTCGGCAGACAGCACCACCTCACGCAGGTCCTTGCTGATTCCGGGCACGCGGGAGAGGTCGATGCGGTTGTTGTTGAGACCGAGCAGCTCGTGCACCATGGCCTGGTATGTCCACTAGGGGAGCAGCAGAAAGCACAGACACAAAGTCAAGCCCTctcttttcacacacacaaactacacgGCCCCGATCCCAGGCCGCTGACCCCagttcagcttcagctccttTAACGAGATGGCTGGGGTTTCGGcaagctgatcctggatcagctgcTAAGGTTGACTGGAGCTATAACCAGGTCTCCAGGAGCCCAAATTACTAGGAGTGCCATTCTCATTCAGATCCAATATGGTGGTTCAAATGCCACCAAACAGATGCTCTCAAGCACTGACTCTTGTATTTTTACACAGGCTAAACTTGCCTATTCTACTTTGCTTCACCTATGGCCAAGCGAAAACCATCTATTATTTCTGTGGCTGGCCAAAAACACTGTTGGCCTTGGATGAGTTTGCTGAAGGGACCCCTCTGGATTGCCTCAGGCTCAGACGATAGAGGTAAGGCAGGTCACTGTAAATCAGGGACCTCAAGCTCAAATACTGGAGGGCCACTGTGTCTGCGGGTTCTtcatgtgttcctgcacttaagtgcttattttaagtcactgattggttaGAGCCTGCaaaccttgtttccaaggcctaaatcggctgttgattgaaaggaaatcacaaaaaccaggagagagtgcggccctgcaggactggagtttcaGACCCCTTAAGTACGACTTAGAGTCGCTGAGAAGCAGTCAGATCGCCCACAGAAACTCTGGACTCTGCTGCCATCTAAAGGCAAAAAAGTGCACAACACCTGAGGCCAAAACCCCAACACAGCAATTTCCTTTGCCTGCCAGTCTGGTATGTACATCCATGAATCAGTACGCTTGGTTTTATTTGGAGAAGGGGAAAGGCAAGATTGAAAACACTGGCCTTTACCCAATCACCATTCACGATGGATGTTTGGTTCTATGATGCCTTTAGCTGACCCTGTGGTCACGGTTCCGGTCGCAGCGCTGACCTGGTTGAGCAGCGGGGTGATGGCGTCATCGCTGCGGTCCACAATGAGAAGCAATGGAGACACCTCGGTCTTCCTGAAGTCGAACAGCTCGTACTCCTTAGTGATGATTTGCTgcaaggaggaggggggacaggggggcggAGACAGGTGAGAAACAGTCATCGCTATGGCAACGCTGGttacaaatacgtatttgacgaAGAAGACAAGACCATTCTGCCCGCCACACTAAAAGGTCtgaaatcaaacatttaaacattaaaaaataggAATAAAATCCAATAAGAGGTATTCCGGAGAAATCGTAAAGACTTGTTTAAAGTAGGTAACTTTAGTCGGAGGCAAGTTGCAGACATGTGGACCTCACAGGAATCAGGAAGCTGATTTCATGCTATTTGCCTGAAGCTCGCTAATGTAGCCATATCATTTATAGCAATGATGAGAAACAGTTAAAAACTGGCTTGGCTTTTAATACTTCCACAATAACTGACTCTTACCGCACTTATGGAGCAATTTTGGCTCTAAATGATGTCCAGGCTAATGCCAGCATGGCAGAAGGTAGCAGGGGGGGAGTGGTAGGCCAGGTAAGCTCTTACTGTAACAGCATCAGGGTGTAAGAGGGTACCAGTGAGGAGTGGTAGGCCAGGTAAGCTCTTTGATGATCTAGGTTAGTACCAGTGTGGCAGAAGGTAGCAGGGGGGAGTGGTAGGCCAGGTAAGCTCTTACTGTAACAGCATCAGGGTGTAAGAGGGTAGCAGTGAGGAGTGGTAGGCCAGGTAAGCTCTTTGATGATCTAGGTTAGTACCAGTGTGGCAGAAGGTAGCAAGGGGGAGTGGTAGGCCAGGTAAGCTCTTACTGTAACAGCATCAGGGTGTAAGAGGGTAGCAGTGAGGAGTGGTAGGCCAGGTAAGCTCTTTGATGATCTAGGTTAGTACCAGTGTGGCAGAAGGTAGCAGGGGGGGAGTGGTAGGCCAGGTAAGCTCTTACTGTAACAGCATCAGGGTGTAAGAGGGTAGCAGTGTGGAATGGTAGGCCAGGCGAGCTCTCACCTTGACGCTCTCGGCCAGCCTCTTGGCCATGTCGGAGGACAGCTGGTAGCGGATCATGGGGCACTTCTTCAGGGCCAGCAGAACCGAGGTGAGGCCCTGAGTGGAGCGCTGCAGCAGCACGGGATCCCAGCTCCGACCCTGGagagacccaaacacacacacgcacatatatacacgcacacatacacacacacgcatgtacgcacagacacatgcaagcatacacgcacatgtacatatgtacacacacgcacacatacacacacacgcacacacacacgcatatacacacgcacacacacgcatatacgcacagacacatgcaagcacacaggcacatatatacacacatgcatacacacacatgcatatacgcacagacacacgcacgcacgcacacacgtacatatatagacacacgcacacgcatacacacacacatatatacacacccgcacacatacacacacacgcacacacacacgcatatacacacgcacacacacgcatatacgcacagacatacacacatacaatgaaaatgattgtTAACTTAACAGGGAAAAACAAAGCAGGTGTAAGAACAGCCTACAGAAGTTCTGCAATCCCCACAtccaacacacgcacacacacgcacacacgcacaagcgcaaacacacacacacaccaccccatCACACGCCTCACCCTGGCCACGCCCGTGAGGTTGAGAGAGAAGAGGTGGGGGTTCACAGCGATGAAGTCTCCATAGAACTCCTGCAGCCAGACAGAACACAGGGGTTACCGTGGGAAACAGAGCCATCACACAGAGTTCACCCGCAAAAACACGAGGCTCCACCAATCCTGGAATACACACTGTCAGTCAGAGAAGATGGGCGTTTTTGGGGGCAACTCCAGCGACCCCTCATCATGgtgaaaaccagcatgcaccCCTGTCTCTAAAGCTCAGTAATGTGAGGTCAACTTTATATTGCAAACTGGTAGCAATTCACTACTAACAGTGGTTAAGGAACCACACtgttaaaaccattcagttccATAAAAGCCACTACATAAATTcaaatgattattataatttttattgtaATCAGCACAGTTGGACCCACACACCTGGGGacaggtgagctcacctgcACTTCTGCCACCACTTCCTGTTCGTCTGCCTCGGCCAGGGCCTTCACCTCGCTCTTGCTGATGACGTTGCTGAAGTCTGCAAAGCATGGTGGGTAGGGCTCAGTCGACAAGCAGAACCGATATGGCATATTTTGGTTAAAATGGCGTTATAATGTCAGGTGACAGGCGGGACCACCTCGTCCGACACTCACAAATGAAGTAGACGCTGTATTTGGGTCGACGCAGTTCCTGAATCAGATTCTCCACGTTGTCCTGCCAAGAAGAGGGCAAACAGAGCAGCTTTTGCAATTTGCCTCCATTAATTTTCACTCTTACTGTAGCGCAATAGAACCGTTTTCCAGATTCTTCTTTGACACTGACAGTCGCAAAGTAGTTGTTTGAAATCTCTGAAAGCATTCAGTCCTTTATATTTCAACCATGTCAAACTAGTTCTGTGTTCAACAGGCTTTTTGTAGGTTTGGGCTCTTTcctaatttttatatttctagTTTCGCTGAAAAGTGTTGTTGTACAGCATCTGTAAAATGTGCTATGCAAAGCTGTGCATTTGTATTGACATAAATGTTGCCAACATGACTTCAGAAATGACAGCAGTAAAGCTGAAACATTACGTGCTTCAGCGTTATATTTCTCATGAATTACGCATCTGTTCAATATATCATCAAAAATAAGTCGTGATTAGATGAATCCGACCGCAAAGTCTAGAGAGCTGGTCGCTCTGTGGCGTTCCGTACCTTGGTCGGGCGTAAGAAACAGATGGCTTTCAGGTGCTTCATGGTGTCTCGGTTCTGCGAATCGATGCGCTCGAACAGGTAGACCTCTCTCTGCAGAATCTCCGACTGCGTGTACACCACGCTCACGATACTGGTCTACGGGGGCATACGGGAAAACTTAAGTACGCAGACCAGTGCCTAAGACAAGAATTAGTTATGAACATAACACAAACCCATTGTAAGACTATTGTTCGCTAGAAAACTATTAGTGGTCGTTAGTTGTATTTAAACGCCAGATAGCTACGTGCAGTAACTGTGAATTGGACAGGTGAACAGCAGAAATGTTTCATGCACGGTGTCAGCGTATTTTGACACCTCTCTGGCAACACCTAGCCCAGCCATCTTAAAGAGATCGCGGCTAACAATCAAATTACACTGTAAATCATAGTGTCCTAATTTCCGCAATTGATGTAGTGcttatattgcattatattaagCTCTTCGTGTGAGGGGGTTTGAGCAGGATCGTGATTATAGAGCTAGTTTGGCTCGATAGCCTGTAGACAGGATAGATATGTTGATTGCTAAAAGTTAGCCGTCCCCTGATCGTCGGACCTGACTACGCTCTTGCTGTAGTGACATTAGACCCTGACCGCACACAGTGTTTCATGCAGACGTGGGGACTAAATGTCATTCAGACGAATCACCGTATACGATAGATATCACCCACCGTTTCTTTATCCATGAGCAAGACCTTCATACCTGGCCCGCTGTTCTCGATCATTTTGGAAATGTACTGCTTGACTGCCAAGGTGACGTTCATCTTTGACACTGCTGGTCGCGTTTACCCGAATGATCcttaaaaattgaaatgtgcAAGCTCAGTTCCCGTAGATCGCGGCTCAAAGACCGCTCTCGTTGTCAAATGTTCCAGGTGTTTATTTCGTTAAGAAAACGCGTCAGTCCTGCATTGCTGTACCGCGAAGCTAACAACTGTTTTGAGCCTCTGCTCCCTGATCCAACATCCGGTAAGAATGATGAacatatcccacaatgcacctccgCCTGAAAAGCTTGTCTGGATTCTGCCACTGACCCGCGATCAGCTGCAGCTTTCTTTATGCGAGTGTTTGTCGTGTACGGGTATGAAAACACTGACCCTGGATCACAATACAAGACCGGGGAAAGAATACGCAATacgaataataaaacaaaacaaaacaaaacaaacaaaaaaaaaaacgttagaatctaatcattttatattaaaatttattttttaatggctaGATATTAGAATTTATAAAACATAACGCCATATCCATGGAATTACACCAGCCTTTAATGCAAAAATCGTACTTATTTTGAAATTATCATTCCAGAAAACCATTACAAGGCAGGCTTATCAAActaaaagacaaagaaatacacataaatatacacgcagcctttaaagaaaaaagaaaattaatttatcaaaacttctatttatattattaataaacaaatactaTCAGCTGTGAAGGAACTCAAGattatataaatgcaaacacaaccccaattccaaaaaagttgggaaagtatggaaaatgcaaataaaacaaaaaggagtgataATGTAAATTCTATTCACCCTGTAATGTATTGAAAACACTACAACAGAACATTATTATGTTTTaccttgtgaatttaattgttttttgaaaatatacactcatttaaaatctgatgactgcaacacgctccaaaaaagttgggacagtcaAGTGTCTACCACTGTGTAACAtcaccatttattttaataacacttAGTAAGCGTTTGGGCACTGAAGACACCAGTCGGTTAAGATTAGCAAGCATAATTTTCCCCCGTTCTTCCATTATGCAGGTCTTCAGCTGCACAATGTGTGGCGCATTATGAAGCGCAAAATGCGACAACGAAGGCCCTGCGCCTTCGTTGCCGCATTTTGCGCTTCATAATGCGCCACACATTCTCAATCCGAGACTGGTcaggactgcaggcaggccaaTCTAGCACCCGCACTCTCTGCTCACGCAGCCATGCACTTGTAATTCGGGCAGAATGTGGTTTGGCGTTGTCCTGCTGTAAAATGCAGGGACGTCCCAGGAGAAGACGGCGTCTGGGTGGCAGCATATGTTGCTCCAAAATTTGTACATATCTTTCTGCATTAATGGTGCCCTCACAGATGTGCAAGTTACCCATGCCATgggcactgacacacccccacaccttGACagatgctgggggggggggggggggggggcggagtcagtcTCTGTCCTCGTACCCCACCAGCCGGGCACTGACCTCCCAGAGCCTGAAAGCCGTCAGGTCGTCCCACCCCTCGGGGGCCGGCTCCTTCACTGCACAGTCACTGTGGGGGGGAACACAAAACCCCAAAATGACTCACGGGTACTGTGTAACaccaggtggcagtgtagccTGGTGTACCTGAGCTTACAGCTCCccaaggttgtaggttcgattcccaggtgagcACCATGGTTGCACCCATGAGAAAGGTAGCTagcctgaattacttcagtaaatatccagctgtgtgcactcagaaataaaggtacagtggaggTACATTCTTATTCGGGGTATTCTTATTAGGTATCCTAAAAGTACAATAGTGTTCTACATTTGGggcgacagtgtagtataatggctaaggagttggtcttgtaacctaaaggttgcaggttcgattttGCGGGAGGACagtgccgttgtacccttgagcgaggtacttaacctgcattgttccagtatatatccagctgtataaatggatacaatgtaagtcactctggataacagcgtctgctaaatgcctgtaatgtaatacttgGGTAATAATCAGTgcattttacaaacaaaaaaggtacaaattaatTACGTATTGGTGGCTaggggtacaattttatgtaccCAGTaggtaccaccccagtgacaagtaTTTGTACCTTTAC from Anguilla anguilla isolate fAngAng1 chromosome 8, fAngAng1.pri, whole genome shotgun sequence includes these protein-coding regions:
- the vps45 gene encoding vacuolar protein sorting-associated protein 45; translated protein: MNVTLAVKQYISKMIENSGPGMKVLLMDKETTSIVSVVYTQSEILQREVYLFERIDSQNRDTMKHLKAICFLRPTKDNVENLIQELRRPKYSVYFIYFSNVISKSEVKALAEADEQEVVAEVQEFYGDFIAVNPHLFSLNLTGVARGRSWDPVLLQRSTQGLTSVLLALKKCPMIRYQLSSDMAKRLAESVKQIITKEYELFDFRKTEVSPLLLIVDRSDDAITPLLNQWTYQAMVHELLGLNNNRIDLSRVPGISKDLREVVLSAENDEFYANNLYLNFGEIGTNIKNLMEDFQKKKPKGQQKLESISDMKAFVDNYPQFKKMSGTVSKHVTVVGELSRLVSDRKLMEVSEVEQELACQNDHSNAHQNVRRLLQNPKVTEMDAVRLVMLYALRYEKHSSNNLLGLMEDLNRKGVSERHRKMVQSMVEYGGKRVRGSDLITPTDAVAITKQFFKGLKGVENVYTQHQPLLQETLDQLIKGRLKDSQFPYLGPSTLRDRPQDIIVFIIGGATYEEALTVYNLNRTMPGVRIVLGGTTIHNTKSFLEEVTLTASSGHGGERSLGAGRYPSRR